The window CACTTCATAGCGGAATTTGCGCGCGTGCCCGCCGTTGTTGGTGAAGATACACGCCATGTTGCCGTAGCGCATGTTGTTGATAATTTCCAGTGCTTCGTCCAGCGTGTCCACCTTCATCAGCCCCAGCACTGGGCCAAAGATTTCGGTTTCGAAGATGGTGGTGCCGGGCTGGATGTTGTCGAGCACGGTGGGGCGCAGGAAGTAGCCGTTTTCCAGGCCGGGGATGACCGCGCCGCGGCCATCGTAGAGCACCTTTGCGCCTTCCTCGATGCCTTTGGCAATCAGCCCTTCGATGCGTGCCTTGGCCTTGGGGGAAATCACCGGCCCCATCTGCACGCCATCGTCCAGGCCATAGCCCACCACGCGGTTGCGCGCGGCTTCCACGATGCCTTCCGCGAAGGTGTCGTGGGCTTCCCCCACGCCGATGACCAGCGCAGTGGCAAGGCAGCGCTGGCCTGCGTTGCCAAACGCGCTGTCGGCCAGAATGCGGATGGTCATTTCCATGTCCGCGTCGGGCATCACCACCGTGGGGTTCTTCGCGCCGCCCTGTGCGAGCACTCGTTTGCCATTTTGCGCCGCTTTCGCATAGATATATTTCGCCACCGGCGTGGAGCCAACGAAACTGACGGCCTTGACGTCGGGGTGGTCGAGCAGCGCGTTCACCGTGTCGGCGGCGCCATTCACCAGGTTGATTACGCCCTTGGGAAAGCCGGCCTCTTCGACCAGGTCCATCACCCGCTGCATGGTCATGGGCGTGCGCTCGGAAGGCTTGACAATGACCGTATTCCCCGTAGCGACCGCGTAGGGCAAGAACCAGAAAGGAATCATGCCGGGGAAGTTGAAGGGGGAGATGATGGCGGTCACGCCCAGGGGCTGGCGGAACATGTATTCGTCAATGCCGCGAGCGATGTCTTCGTTGGTGCCGCCCTGCATCAGCATGGGAATGCCCACGGAAACCTCGACGTTCTCAATGGCCCGCTTCATCTCGCCTTTGGATTCCTTGAAAGTTTTGCCGTTTTCGTTGGTGATGATGCGGGAAAGTTCATCAATGTGCTTATCGAGCAGGGCTTTCAGGCGGAAGAGGTACTGAATGCGGTCTTCGGCGGGGGTGCGCCGCCAGGCAGGGAAGGCTTCCTGCGCGGCCTGCACCGCCAGCGCGACCTCGCCGGGCGGGGAAAGCGGCACGGTCGCCAGCACCTGTGCGGTGGCAGGGTTGACGACTTCCAGATATTCGGCACCCGCAGGGGTGTGCCACGCGCCATTGATGTAGTTGCGGAGGGTTTTGGGGCTGCTCATACGGACTCCTCGTGCGGAAGGATGGGCCGCCGCGGCGAAAGAGGCGGCGGAATGGGTGCGAACAACGCAATTATACACCTTTTCTGCTGCGTTTTCATTAGAAAACCCTTGTATCTCTACGAAATATGTGCTATACTCCCGCCCAATATAAGGAGTTCGTAATATGACTTTAGATCACATTGACCACGAAATCATTCGCATGTTGCAGCACGACGGGCGCACGCCGTTCACCGAAATTGCCAAGGCTTTAGGTATTTCGGAAGGGACGGTGAGAAACCGGGTGGCCCGCCTCACGGAAAATCAAACCATTCAGGTCGTGGCGTTGATCGATCCGTATCGGTTAGGCTTCGATGCTGCGGCATTGATTGGCGTTTCGGTGGAGCCGCCGTTGATTGAGGCCGCTGCCGAGCAGATCGCCCGTTTCCCCGAAGTCAGCTATTTGGTGCTGGTTTCGGGGATGTTTGACTTAATCGTCGAGGCTTTGTGTCGTGACCGTGAGCACCTGGCGAATTTCCTCAGCCAGAGCCTCCATCAGGTGCCGGGGGTGAGGAGCACGCAAACTTTCGTCATTTTGCGGACGTATAAGATGGCCTATGGCGCTCGGCCAACTTTGCATCACCCTGAGCCTTCATCTGGGAGGGACCATGAGTGAGTACGCTGTGGAATTGCGTGAGGTGGTCAAACGGTTTGGCGAAACGGTGGTTGCCGTCAATGGCATTTCGTTGCGTATTCGCGAGGGGGAATTCTTTTCGCTGTTAGGGCCCAGCGGTTGCGGCAAAACTACCACGTTGCGTTTGATTGCTGGCTTTGAGATGCCGACCAGTGGCTCGGTCAGGATTTACGGCGAAGAGCAGGGCTACTTGCCGCCTTACCAGCGGCCGGTGAATACCGTGTTTCAGAATTATGCCCTCTTCCCGCACATGACCGTGGCGCAAAATGTGGCCTTTGGCCTGGAAATGAAGAAAGTGCCTAAAGATGAAATCAAACGGCGGGTGGCCGAGGCGCTGGAACTGGTGCGGTTGACCGGCAAGGAAAACCGCCGTCCGAAGCAGCTTTCCGGTGGGCAGAAGCAGCGCGTCGCGCTGGCGCGGGCGTTGGTCAACCGCCCCAAGGTGCTGTTGCTTGATGAGCCGCTGGGTGCCCTGGATTTGAAGCTTCGCAAGGCCATGCAGAGCGAGCTCAAAGCGTTGCAAGAGCAAGTGGGCATTACCTTCATCTACGTTACCCACGACCAGGAAGAAGCGCTGGTGATGTCGGACCGCATTGCCGTAATGAACGAAGGTAATGTGTTGCAAGTGGGAACGCCGGAGGAGATCTACGAACACCCCCAGAGCCGTTTCGTGGCCGATTTCATTGGGAAGACCAATTTCATCCCTGCTGAAGTGGTGGCGCTGGGCCAGGCCAGAGCCGTGCAGGTGAAGTTGCGGGATGGTACAGTGGTGGAGGGAAGCGCGCCGCACGCCCTGGAGGTTTCTCAGGGGGATCAGGTGGTGCTCTCGATTCGGCCAGAGAAACTCTACATCACCCCGGTGGGGGAGCGCCCTCAGGTTCGGAATGCTGAAGCCCTTTCGCAGGTAGACGCTCGGCTGGTGAAAATGTTTTACGTTGGCTCGGAACGGCGCTATGTGGTGAAGTTAGCGGATGAAACGGAGGTCGTCGTGCAGGTGCAAAACGTCGACCGCAGCGCGCGACGATGCCGAGTAGGCGACCAGGTGTCTTTACACTGGCGGGGGCAACATGCTCGCTTGTTGAAGGAGTAGCACATGAAGAAGTTCCTGACCCAACTTCGGAAGCGGCCTTCATTACAAGCCTGGCTGCTCTTGCTCCCTTCTGCTTTTTGGTTGTTTGTCTTTTTCATTGCCCCCTTGGGGATTGTGTTGGTTTATAGCTTTCTGGAGCGCGGCACTTATGGGGGCGTGGTTTGGCACTTTACGCTGGAGAATTATCGGCGCACTTTCGACCCGTTGTATCTGCATACCTTTTTGCGGTCGTTCTACATCGCTGCTGTGACGACCCTGGTGACCTTGCTTTTGGGCTATCCGCTGGCCTATTACATTGCCAGCCGTCCCCCCAAGCGCAGGGGCACCTTGGTTTTGGCACTGATGATTCCGTTTTGGACCAACTTTTTGGTGAGGACGTATGCTTGGCTGACCATGTTGCGCACTCACACAGGGCTGATCAATGTCACTTTGATGTCCCTGGGGATCATTCACAAGCCTTTGCCTTTGTTTGGTAATGACTTTGCTATTGTGATTGGTTTGGTTTATGGATGGTTGCCCGACATGGTGTTGCCAATTTACGCCACTTTGGAACGCCTTGACCCAAGTTTGTTGGAGGCAGCGATGGATCTGTATGCCTCTGGGCCTAAGGTGTTTCGACGGGTCATCTGGCCGCTTTCATTGCCGGGGGTCGTAGCGGGGTCGATGCTGGTGTTTATTCCCTCTCTCGGTGCATTTGTGACCCCTGCCATTCTGGGCGGCGGCAAAGCGTTGATGATTGGGAACATCATCAGCAATCAATTCCTGGCCGCTCACGACTGGCCGTTTGGCGCGGCCCTCTCGTTTGTGATGATGGCTGTAATGTTGGCGGCGACATTGGTGTACTTCCGCATGACTTCGGGTGAGGAACGGAGGCAGCTATGAATGCACAGGCGTCTTCTCGGCGGAGCAACATGGCGCGCTTGAAAAAGCGCTTGGCTGAGTTCTCTTTTACCACTTACGGCGTTCTGGGCTATCTTTTCCTTTACTTTCCTATCATCATCCTCGTTGTTTTCTCTTTCAACGATTCTCGCTCAACAGCCTTGTGGGCAGGGTTTAGCACACGCTGGTACGTGGCGATGGCCCACGACCATCAAATCATCCTTTCTTTGTGGAACAGTCTCTTTGTGGCAGTGGTTTCCACCACCATTGCGGTGATTATTGGCACTCTGGCTGCGTTGGCGATGGAGCGGTACCGCTTTTGGGGAAAACTGATGATGGATGCCGTGCTCTATTTGCCCATCATCATCCCTGATATCGCGATGGCGATTATGCTGCTGATTTTCTTTGACGTCAGCGGCATCGGTTTTGAGCCATGGCATGTGAATTTCTTTGGAGTGCATCTGGCTGTGCCTTATTCGGTCATTATCGGCCATGTGGCGTTCAACATTTCGTTTGTTGCCGTGGTGGTGCGGGCGCGGCTGGCGCAGATGGACCAGGTGCTGGAAGAGGCTGCCCAGGATTTGTACGCTGACCCCTGGCGAACATTCTGGCGGGTGACGTTCCCCATGCTGTTGCCGGGCATTTTAGGGGGTGCGTTGTTGGCCTTTACCCTCTCGATGGATGACTTTGTCATTACTTTCTTTACCAGTGGGGCTGGCTTCAACACCTTGCCCGTGCGTGTGTTCGGGATGATCAAGAAAGGCGTTACACCGAAAATCAACGCGGTTTCTACGGTCATGTTGCTCTTTTCGCTGTTGTTGGTTGCTGTTTCTCTGATCTTGAGTCGAGGAGGTGAGGAAGACACGTCAACAAATATCGCACTTTAGTTTGAGAGACCAACTCATTCCTTTACCTTGGAGGAGAAAAGATGATGAAGAAGTCTTTGCGAGTTTCGTTGATCGTGCTTGTAGCCCTGGCGTTGATTTTGGCGGCTTGTGGCAAACAAACGGCTACACCGGCGGCGACCCAGGCTCCGGCGCAAAATCAGGGTGCGCCCGCGGCCACCGAGGCGCCTACCGTTGCACCCCAGGCGGTCCAGCCAGCCAAGCAAATTGTGTTCTACAACTGGTCTGACTATATCGATCCCAAGGTGTACGAGCTCTTTGAGAAGGAAACGGGCATCAAGGTTGTAGAAGACAATTTCTCCAGCAATGAGGAACTGTTGGCAAAATTGCAAGGCGGGGCTAAGGGGTATGCTCTGATTGTGCCGTCGGACTACACGGTCAAGATCATGATCGATCAACACATGCTGGCCCCGCTGGATAAGGACAAAATCCCCAACATGAAGAATATTGCGCCGAAGTTCCGCGATGTTTATTATGACCCCGGCAACAAATATTGTGTACCTTATCAGTGGGGTACGACGGGGATTGGCTACCTGTCCGATAAGGTCCAAAAGCCCGATAGCTGGAGCGTTTTCTTTGATCCCGACCCCAATGCGCCGTGGTATGGCCGCATGACCATGTTGGACGATGCTCGTGAGGCTTTTGCCGCTGCCCTGGTTTATCTGGGTTACGACATCAACACCACTGACGAGAAGCAACTCGAGGAAGCCAAACAAGCGCTGATTCGGGCCAAGAAAGCCCTCTCTGGCTATGACAGCGACACTTACGAAGACCTGCTGGCTTCCGGCGAAAACCTGATTGCGCACGGTTGGAACGGCGATTTCCTGCAGGCGCAAGAGGACAACGAGAACATTGCTTATACCATTCCCAAGGAAGGCGGCGTGATTTGGGTGGACAATGTTTGCATCCCGGCCAGCGCGACCCCTGAGCAGAAAGTGGCGGCCGAGATGTTCCTCGACTTTATCCTGCGCCCTGATATCGGCGCGATGATTTCGGAATACAACTACTACGCCACCCCCAATAAAGCCGCGGAAGCGAAGTTAGACCCCGATTTCCTCCACGACCCCGCCGTTTACCCGCCCCAGGA is drawn from Chloroflexota bacterium and contains these coding sequences:
- a CDS encoding CoA-acylating methylmalonate-semialdehyde dehydrogenase, whose product is MSSPKTLRNYINGAWHTPAGAEYLEVVNPATAQVLATVPLSPPGEVALAVQAAQEAFPAWRRTPAEDRIQYLFRLKALLDKHIDELSRIITNENGKTFKESKGEMKRAIENVEVSVGIPMLMQGGTNEDIARGIDEYMFRQPLGVTAIISPFNFPGMIPFWFLPYAVATGNTVIVKPSERTPMTMQRVMDLVEEAGFPKGVINLVNGAADTVNALLDHPDVKAVSFVGSTPVAKYIYAKAAQNGKRVLAQGGAKNPTVVMPDADMEMTIRILADSAFGNAGQRCLATALVIGVGEAHDTFAEGIVEAARNRVVGYGLDDGVQMGPVISPKAKARIEGLIAKGIEEGAKVLYDGRGAVIPGLENGYFLRPTVLDNIQPGTTIFETEIFGPVLGLMKVDTLDEALEIINNMRYGNMACIFTNNGGHARKFRYEVLSGNVGINIGVAAPMAFYPFSGWRESFFGTVHAQGAHAVEFYTQTKVVIERWLKEWSRKF
- a CDS encoding Lrp/AsnC family transcriptional regulator, with the protein product MTLDHIDHEIIRMLQHDGRTPFTEIAKALGISEGTVRNRVARLTENQTIQVVALIDPYRLGFDAAALIGVSVEPPLIEAAAEQIARFPEVSYLVLVSGMFDLIVEALCRDREHLANFLSQSLHQVPGVRSTQTFVILRTYKMAYGARPTLHHPEPSSGRDHE
- a CDS encoding ABC transporter ATP-binding protein codes for the protein MSEYAVELREVVKRFGETVVAVNGISLRIREGEFFSLLGPSGCGKTTTLRLIAGFEMPTSGSVRIYGEEQGYLPPYQRPVNTVFQNYALFPHMTVAQNVAFGLEMKKVPKDEIKRRVAEALELVRLTGKENRRPKQLSGGQKQRVALARALVNRPKVLLLDEPLGALDLKLRKAMQSELKALQEQVGITFIYVTHDQEEALVMSDRIAVMNEGNVLQVGTPEEIYEHPQSRFVADFIGKTNFIPAEVVALGQARAVQVKLRDGTVVEGSAPHALEVSQGDQVVLSIRPEKLYITPVGERPQVRNAEALSQVDARLVKMFYVGSERRYVVKLADETEVVVQVQNVDRSARRCRVGDQVSLHWRGQHARLLKE
- a CDS encoding ABC transporter permease, which produces MKKFLTQLRKRPSLQAWLLLLPSAFWLFVFFIAPLGIVLVYSFLERGTYGGVVWHFTLENYRRTFDPLYLHTFLRSFYIAAVTTLVTLLLGYPLAYYIASRPPKRRGTLVLALMIPFWTNFLVRTYAWLTMLRTHTGLINVTLMSLGIIHKPLPLFGNDFAIVIGLVYGWLPDMVLPIYATLERLDPSLLEAAMDLYASGPKVFRRVIWPLSLPGVVAGSMLVFIPSLGAFVTPAILGGGKALMIGNIISNQFLAAHDWPFGAALSFVMMAVMLAATLVYFRMTSGEERRQL
- a CDS encoding ABC transporter permease — its product is MNAQASSRRSNMARLKKRLAEFSFTTYGVLGYLFLYFPIIILVVFSFNDSRSTALWAGFSTRWYVAMAHDHQIILSLWNSLFVAVVSTTIAVIIGTLAALAMERYRFWGKLMMDAVLYLPIIIPDIAMAIMLLIFFDVSGIGFEPWHVNFFGVHLAVPYSVIIGHVAFNISFVAVVVRARLAQMDQVLEEAAQDLYADPWRTFWRVTFPMLLPGILGGALLAFTLSMDDFVITFFTSGAGFNTLPVRVFGMIKKGVTPKINAVSTVMLLFSLLLVAVSLILSRGGEEDTSTNIAL
- a CDS encoding spermidine/putrescine ABC transporter substrate-binding protein, producing MMKKSLRVSLIVLVALALILAACGKQTATPAATQAPAQNQGAPAATEAPTVAPQAVQPAKQIVFYNWSDYIDPKVYELFEKETGIKVVEDNFSSNEELLAKLQGGAKGYALIVPSDYTVKIMIDQHMLAPLDKDKIPNMKNIAPKFRDVYYDPGNKYCVPYQWGTTGIGYLSDKVQKPDSWSVFFDPDPNAPWYGRMTMLDDAREAFAAALVYLGYDINTTDEKQLEEAKQALIRAKKALSGYDSDTYEDLLASGENLIAHGWNGDFLQAQEDNENIAYTIPKEGGVIWVDNVCIPASATPEQKVAAEMFLDFILRPDIGAMISEYNYYATPNKAAEAKLDPDFLHDPAVYPPQEVMDKLQFIKPVGDAEGLFQRMWDEVKAAP